The Streptomyces sp. NBC_00691 genome has a segment encoding these proteins:
- a CDS encoding DUF4126 domain-containing protein gives MSVLPLVFTSGWASGINAYAVVLLFGVFGATGLTDEVPESLQRTDVLVAAGVLFLCEAVADKIPYVDSIWDSVHTVIRPIAGAVVGALLAGQNGSLPELAAGAVGGSTALLSHFVKAGTRMAVNTTPEPFSNVALSLAEDLGVAAIVTFALFHPVAAASIAGVLLIGGLVILIFLARRIRRFLRRRSQRREERRLADGEARARARPPSGDGSEHF, from the coding sequence GTGTCCGTACTCCCCCTGGTGTTCACCAGCGGCTGGGCGAGCGGGATCAACGCGTACGCGGTGGTTCTGCTGTTCGGCGTATTCGGCGCGACCGGGCTCACCGACGAGGTGCCCGAGTCCTTGCAGCGCACCGATGTCCTCGTCGCGGCCGGCGTGCTCTTCCTGTGCGAGGCGGTGGCGGACAAGATCCCGTACGTCGACTCGATATGGGATTCCGTCCACACGGTGATCCGGCCGATCGCGGGGGCCGTGGTCGGCGCGCTGCTCGCCGGGCAGAACGGCTCGCTGCCGGAGCTGGCGGCGGGCGCGGTCGGCGGTTCGACGGCCCTGCTGAGCCACTTCGTCAAGGCCGGGACGAGAATGGCGGTCAACACCACGCCCGAGCCGTTCTCCAATGTCGCGCTGAGCCTGGCGGAGGACCTCGGGGTGGCGGCCATCGTCACCTTCGCGCTCTTCCATCCGGTGGCGGCGGCGAGCATCGCGGGCGTGCTGCTCATCGGCGGCCTGGTGATACTGATCTTCCTCGCCCGGCGGATCCGCCGCTTCCTGCGCCGCCGGTCGCAGCGGCGCGAGGAGCGACGGCTCGCCGACGGGGAGGCCCGGGCCCGCGCCCGGCCGCCGTCCGGCGACGGTTCGGAACACTTCTGA